Proteins encoded within one genomic window of Gigantopelta aegis isolate Gae_Host chromosome 2, Gae_host_genome, whole genome shotgun sequence:
- the LOC121388376 gene encoding uncharacterized protein LOC121388376, which translates to MALLKMLSKNGGGGVFIRYVDGSFTSKSIATGYLSINFRAEACALPEAAKVLNLQDKRSPNTVFLTDCRSLLQSLQTHCGEHILLNIRRELQDMSKRTDIILQWIPSHCCVPGNEEADMLSKTGSKLQQVSQPTSYSEVNTIIKNRFNTNWKIRMEVEKEDNLESLGRTQQVTIFRMRTGHCVLLSHLYRLRLAHTDECPRGTDAQTPEHILQSCPSYSTLRQETWPYPVGLKEKLWGPTSSLRRTADFLVRTGLEV; encoded by the coding sequence ATGGCTCTGCTGAAAATGCTGTCAAAAAATGGAGGAGGGGGTGTCTTTATCAGATATGTTGATGGAAGCTTTACATCGAAGTCCATCGCAACTGGATATCTCTCCATCAACTTCAGAGCTGAGGCATGTGCACTACCTGAAGCAGCTAAAGTACTAAACTTACAAGACAAACGGTCTCCCAACACCGTTTTCCTTACAGACTGCAGATCTCTACTACAGAGCCTCCAGACACATTGTGGTGAACATATCCTGTTGAATATCAGGAGGGAACTTCAAGATATGTCAAAAAGAACAGACATAATCCTTCAATGGATACCATCCCACTGTTGCGTGCCAGGCAATGAAGAAGCAGACATGCTCTCAAAAACAGGAAGCAAACTTCAGCAGGTATCTCAACCCACATCATACTCGGAGGTGAACACTATCATAAAAAACCGCTTTAATACCAACTGGAAGATACGGATGGAAGTGGAAAAAGAGGATAACCTTGAGTCACTGGGCAGAACACAGCAAGTAACCATCTTTAGAATGAGGACTGGCCACTGTGTCCTTCTCTCCCACCTCTATAGACTCAGACTTGCCCATACTGATGAATGTCCCCGTGGTACAGATGCCCAAACGCCTGAACACATTCTTCAGTCCTGTCCATCATATAGCACCCTGAGACAAGAAACCTGGCCGTATCCGGTGGGTCTGAAAGAGAAACTTTGGGGACCGACATCGTCCCTTCGACGGACAGCGGACTTCCTGGTGAGAACAGGACTGGAAGTCTGA